The following is a genomic window from Mya arenaria isolate MELC-2E11 chromosome 4, ASM2691426v1.
GTCCGGAAGCGAAACAAGCTGCTCTACACTGGCTTCGTATATGATCATGGACCCATCGTAAATTATATTGAACAGTTTAAGACCCTTTGATGCACTCATATGTAGATGGAACCTCCATCTTTGGTATTCAACGATCTGACCGTTGATTCGAAAACGCTTTCCTACCGGGTCGATCAACTTGGGACCTTCGAGCAAAATGCTGTTAGTGTATAGTGGCTCTTTTATAATTCCAGCATAAGTTGGTTCTATATCCCTCTGTCTTCCTAGAACATTTAACCTCATAAAGTCTTCGATAGTTGAATATTTCACACCGTTGTAAACGATTTGACTGACCTGCGTTTGTTGAGGATGTaaactgttttgataaataagaatattaaaTCCCAAAGGTTGCCTTGGAACATTTACAAAGTTGGTAAATAACTTGACCCAGACGAAACGTCTCTCATCATCGTtataattactttcaaaatactccGTTGCAATGCAGTCACGTGGCCGAGAGCACTGCTTTGTTGAGAAACCTGGCATTTCACCGATCAAGTACCCGACGGAGCTAAAAATTGTCTCCAGCGTATCCGACAACTGTTTCTTGTCAATCGCATCTATTGGTTTAGCTGAATATGAGGAATTATTATTACAGTTTTTGCACCCAAGATTTCGGAATGTCTTCGGCGATAGCGTCGGAGACACAATGATATCTTCCAGTGTTGGTGGAACTCTACTCCCGAAAACAACGGTGACTCTAGCCTCCCTGGATGGACGCTTCCCTTTGCccataaaatagttcatgacTTCTTGTTTTGGTGGTATGTGTGAttcaatcatataaatataattactgCTAACAGTTGCTTCATCAAAGTTAGTCAAGTTCAATTCTGGTTTACTCATAAGAAAGTCTAAAACTGAATGGTATTCACTGGACGTAAGGTCATCGAATACGTCTGGATTTGTTAGATCACGtgggaaaatgacgtcattaatGATGCCCGGGTTGAAGTCACAGTCCGAAATGCACGACCGTGTAACCAGGTACACTACGGCGCTGATGAGAGCCAACATGATGAACGCCAGGCCGATACTACAAAACTTGGCAACTTCGTATCGCTTAGACCCGACCCGAGACGAAGCTTCGCTCGCCCTCTTGCGGAGATACccaacattaaattttgaaatctgAAAAAAGATACTCATTAACTTgatgaatgataaaaaacaaaacaaaaaaaaactataatatcatatataattcAACAAAAGAAGGGGGAAATTGCGTGATGTATTTCACAAAAGCCAATTCATGCTTAGTGAATGGGAGTATACGAATGGGTCAGAAAGAAGAGCTGCTTATACAATGTTATAAATACTAGTAACTTAACACCGCATTGTGgctttatatcatttaatatgaaaCACGGTTTCGTTTGTCAACTGCGTCCTTTTTATTTAACTAAAGGTTGTTGTAATACAATTATGCAAATGAAACAAAGCACAGTGACATTCATGTGAACTCGAATAAAATCTGTTTTGGGAACGTCTTTCTATACATAGAAAGTAGGATGTATTGTACATTAAAcccatacatatttttaaaatggacACGTAATGACGAATTATTTCACGAAAACAGACGAGGCCGATATATTTTTGTGCAGTCTTCTCATATATATTTACCTACCTCAAACACGGAAACCCTCGGAGATGGATGGACGGAGTACATCGATACCACCGACGGACGGGGCTTCTTCGAAAGAAGTTTCCTGAAATGAACTTTATCGCTTAACTATTTTTATTAGTGGCACTTTAGATCAAATTAACCTGACCATGGATTCTTAATAGTTCGAAAATCTGCACCTgacctttttttaataaagttagtaaatgaaatatatgcGTATAAAGTTATGCCTGTAAAGTTTGCTGTCAGTATTATCATCACCAACGCCATCGACGGGACCCAGTGTACACATTCAGTTATCACTACAGAAAAGGTCAGTACCAGGATTATCTGACGATGCATTCACACAGTTAGACCTTTAAGTTTTGTGTCAAAAACATTACAAGTAAGTATAAAAACCAAATTAAGAACCTATTTCAAGAGAAATGGGTCTAAGTGTCGTGCGAAAAGCAGAGAGCTAAGTCTGTTCGACCCCACTCtcgaaatatttgttattttaatagaAACATAAAAGCTAGCCATGACCAGCTTGTTAAACCTGACTTTCCGTACTCTCTCTTCTTCCGCGCCCAGTTCGTCGTCATCCGATGACGTAACGACGTCGTCTTCTTCTCCTTCCGGCATGCGCACCTGTTCCTTGTTTAATTTCCTTTgcgccatgtttttttttaatgtttttgttcacaaTCACGCAACACCTTTTTAAATCACTCTGCATGTGAACCACATTTCGTATGTACTAGTATTTGTGTTATTACATGCACTGCgttgaaatgttattttcttttgcGATACATAACTTGCAACAAGCTTTAATACTCATAAGTCCATATCGAACCTCACTGCCCAGTGTAAGATCATACTCCACCTGAATCCTCGTTGTAATTAATGTATGCTTAACAGGTATCTGTAACAACCTTCTTCCGTGTGTCACCAACATACAGATAGGCTAAATTAAAGAAGCGACACTACATCTAGTCTTGTCAAACCTCGCAAATGAATACTGCGGCGAGCTCATTTCCTGTGTCACCTTAATGTGTACTAGCTCACGTATACTATACACAATGTTAATGACAGTTATGGTTAACCTCATACAAACTGACTTTTGCTATAAATGAAATGTGTCCagttcatttttgtatttacaCCGGCTTATtagaatcaaataaacaaacaactgcaAATCCAACGCACCTTGAGCTTAAACGATAAGAAATGCAAATACAGTAAGATCTCTTATTGTATAACTCAATGTCAAAAATGTTTCAGTGCCTAGCAAAATATGGGTGCATTCCTTGTATGTTCAGAAGAAAAATACCTTGGTGCCCAGTTAGAAGTATATTTCAACTAAATAATAATTGCTTACACATTAGATTTTCAATACCAAAACACTCCTCTTATAGTACAACGCCAAGTTCTGCCAATACTATTTAAGTCCAAACTCACACGGTTAATTCCAAGCTCACATGGTTTATTCCAAGCTGACATGGTTAAGTTCAAGCTAACATTGTTTAGTCCAAACTCACATGGTTAATTCCAAGCTCACATGGTTTATTCCAAGCTCACATGGTTTAGTTCAAGCTCACATGGTTAAGTCCAAACTCACATGGTTAATTCCAACAATTGATACAATCAAGTTATTTCTATTGATGTATGCAGatgatattgtaatatttgCCCAAACAAGTGAGGAAATGCAAcgtaatttaaacattttacatgacTATTGTAATAGATGGAAGCTATCTGTAAATAAGGATAATACTAAAGTTGTTGTATTTAGGAAAGGCGGTAGACTACCTCAAAATTTGAAATTCCATTATGGTGACTCAGAAATAGATGTTGTATCAAGATATTGTTATTTAGGTATTGTTTTCACATCTGGGGGCTCTTTTATGGAATGTTATAAAACACTATCAGGTCAGGCAAATaaggctatttttaaactaaaaaggtATCTTCAGAGTTTTGCCAACATATCAACTGAACATGTGTTAGATCTATTTGATAAATTAGCTAAGCCCATCTTATTTTATGGTTGTGAGGTCTGGGATTTTCCAGTGCCAACAATATAGAAAGAATTCATACAATGTTTTGTAAGAACTTATTAGGGGTTAAAACTTCGACACAAAATGATTTCGTATATGGTGAATTAGAAAGAATAGATTTGTTTTCTATGCGATTGacgtacattttaaaatactggttcaaaatattagattgctgTGACAGAAAGTATTCAAAGGTTATGGGAagaaaaatgggaataaagtcAAAAAAATCGTATGACCGGCGAATTTCTTCGGGTTGAGTATTTTGAAGATGGATATCATGTCCTTAGATTGCGATGACTGTCAATCTGGAGAAGATCTTTTGAACTGAGTAATAAGATGATTACGTGACCCGGGTAGAGAaacgttcaataccatgttagtatattctacagtacaaagtgcatatttaaaaaaaaataaaaaaaaaatatttttttacatattcggtattataattttaagtgaggaattataagattttttttatttaaaaaaaaaaaaatgtttgagtttgaaaatccggtgccagtgcacctgttatttgaatgtcttttgTACAACGACATACgatgtaaatacattaaaaatattataggGAGAGACCGAGCATGTTTAAGGCAGTTTTGTTGCTAAAgtctgaaaatgcaaacatcttaaacaatttagctgtatatatatttaatgcatttgaaataaggaAAACGTATGTTCACGTATAAATTTCTAATGAGTAGAAACTATGTGTGCTTTCAGCtgtataacattttctttgaaatcacaatgcattttatttggtAAGCAAAACAATACTAAGATCGACATAGCTTTACCCTGTAAACCCTCCTAATATTTCGTTTTCACTTTTTTAGTGGGGGTGGGAATGGGACATATTCATTTAAGTTAGACACGTTTGTACTTCTAAGAATATAACGCACAAgtagtatattttgtaaaataattaaacttcaatttaatacatatcatatgcatgttgtattattatattttgtagaCACTGTTGTTAATactatgatataaatataatatttcatagttaagataatttatgtatttatgatatgtttatcaaactcTCCTAGGTACAGCTGctatttatttgatacaattatacttGTTTACTTGTTCgctatttgaatttgaatttgtataCGTAAGCTATTGTATTCGATGaatttgatcacgggtcatgttggcctatttcaaatctatattatgtgttatatttccttgaataaactttcttcatGGTTTAGTTCATGTTCACATGGTTAAGTCCATGCTCACTTTCTTAAGTCCAAGCTCACAAGTTTAAGTTCACGCTCACATGGTTTAGTACATGCTCACATGGTTAAGAACAAGCTCACATGGTTTAGTCAATGCTCACATGATTAAGTACATGCTCACATGGTTAAGGTAATGCTCACATGGTTCAGTACATGCTCACATGGTTTCTCCACGCTTACATGGTTTAGTCCATGCTCACATGGTTTAGTCCATGCTCACATAATTAAGTACATGCTCACATGGTTGAGGTAATGCTCACATGGTTCAGTACATGCTCACATGGTTACTCCACGCTTACATGGTTTAGTACATGCTCACATGGTTAAGTACATGCTCACATAGTTTAGTCCATGCTCACATGGTTAAGTACATGCTCACATGGTTAAGTACAAGCTCACATAGTTAAGTACATGCTCACATAGTTTAGTCCATGCTCACATGAATAAGTACATGCTCACATGGTTAAGTACATGCTCACATAGTTTAGTCCATGCTCACATAGTTAAGTACATGCTCACATGGTTAAGTACAAGCTCACATAGTTAAGTACATGCTCACATGGTTAAGTACATGCTCACATGGTTAAGTACAAGCTCACATAGTTAAGTACATGCTCACATAATTAAGTACATGCTCACATGGTTTAGTCCATGCTCACATGGTTTATTCCAAGCTCATATAGTTAAATCCATGCTCATTAGGTTTAATCCAAGCTCAAAGCACCAACCGAACATATAAATATGATGTGGtttaggtgtccgtctctcattctagaggtcatgggttcgatccACACTTTCTTCTCAAATCGACAAATTAACTTGAACCAGACATCACTTGCTATTGAGATTAAATCAATCATCTTTTaaccaatatattttgtatctCAAATACGTTTCAATATGTTCTGAAATATCCTTAAAATAAGACAATGTCCAACATCCAGAACGCGTTTCCTTTATATACTGTCAATgtgacttaaatcaaagataacttttattttactacaacattttaaatgaaacaaagtgcaGTCTATACCGCTTAAacagccccgccttcgttttattaacggagtttgataaggtgattagtttcaccaaacacttcgacaaacctgtcgccgaaatgttttgacaatgcttcgtcagacggccgtattgtgaaaaggtttgtcgaagtgttttaagaaaccaaattctcaatcaaactctggtaaaagaccgaaggtggggctccgtgagcggcgtagactgcgctatgtttcatttaaaatggtggagAAATGgggaagttatctttgtttaaagttttcattcgaagcaaaatgttgccttccgacgtagcatatatgacgtaatttatcacgtggtatacacgcaTTGACATAGTCTCAATCAGTAAAAGCAACTAAATACGAATGTTTTCTTCACACTTTTCAGTAATAAGAGACGATCATTTCATAGTTCCGCTCTCACATATACATCCGGAGTTCATTTAGTAGAAAAGAAACACGAACAGCTATTGTATTGAAATGAACTGGTGCATCCACACCAagcaatatttattgtataattatataattaagaaaatggtatgaattaacaaataataaagtacaaGTCCTTTAAAGTAAGACGTATATAAAATCTTTTCTGGCTGCTCATTACCTTGGTTATAGCATTTGACAAAGATTAAGTGTAGATATTAAATATGACTGGAATATGACTGGAATTGGACAGGCAGGAAGGCGGTTCGGTGGGTTGGAGGAAAACAATCGACAACAAAAAAGGTTATAAAATACGCCACGTTGACCAGCCCTGTCTACCTGTCCCATTACAAAAGTGCTTTATATAAGTCGACTATAATTTGTTCGTCTTCATAAATTGTGTGTTTAAATTTGCGCTCTCAACATATCCGCAGTTTATTTGTGGGACAAAAAACAGTACAATTTAATGGATTGAAAACACCAgccaatatttattgtatgattatATAGTTAACAATATGAAAGAAGTCCAAAATAATTTGGACGTACATAAACGTTCCCGAACAAAGTCGTACCGAAGGAGGGGAGGGCACAAGAATACTTGCATGCAATAATGACAAGAGTTATATGACcttgttatattcaaaacaacataGATACATGGTTAATTTCGAATGCAATACAAAAGTGTACTACCaagtattataatataataataagtattatAAGTACTTGTcaatttaatgataattattttctataaaagaaagaaaacaacttTCTTGAATGAAAACTGCCAAACAGTTTGTGTTAAAAGAGTAGCCTTTCCAGAATCTTGAATGACAAttgatattcatttataatgtCTGAAAAGAAAGTAAGGGtaaaaatgttctgaaaaaAGAGTTAAGAAGACTTTCCTACCTTTCAAGAAAGAGTGACTAGTTAACATGTATGTAAATCTTAAGAGTAATCTTTAACAAACCTTTCCTGAAGAAGGAATGGCCCTCCTTCAACAGGTTGCTATTTTTGAAATGCTGCACGGATGGCACCATTTCTGGTTTGTCCTTCCGCATATTACGAAAGTCGCACAGAGCAAGGATGGCAGCCCGGGTCGCCTCGTAGCAGGGACCCGGCCCCACCCCATTCATTTTATGTAGACGGGGTTAGGCATGTATTTACCAACTTCAGGTTATTAAAATACTTGACGTATAGCAGGTACCCGGCCACGCCCCACTCGATCAGGTAACCCTACCCCGTCTCTATAAACTCATGCCACTCATTTAGATCGACGGGTTTGTGGCTCTTCTAATAATTTTCAGGTAATTACCAGGTAGTAAATGACATGTAGCGTGTTCATCGTCCCGCTTCCATAACCTGCTGCCACTCATTCAGGTAGGCTGCGAAAAACCCGTACTCACCATTGTCAGGTCCTCGAAGTACATGACATGTAGAGGGTACCCCAGCCCCGCCTCTGCTGCCACTCGTTCAGGTAGTCCGCGTACGAGTTGTACTCCACTggaaatcaaagcgcttaaagtgTGGAAAGGTTTTCGGCCTGCTACGTTAAGTGAGTATAAGCATGCTATTGTACATCGAAATAACAGGCGCATTTAAATATAGTATATGCATCTCATGAATTCCTTTGCAAATAATTTCAGATTTTTATGCTTATtctcaatttaattaaaaccatGAAGTATCAGTTACTTGAAATGCTTATTTATCTATCTACATGCACTTATAACTATTTACACcttaacttccattccttaaatgactGCGTTCACTAGCGTttcaaatttactttaaaaaacaactatgaagttgtttattgtgagaaaaaaaatgctaaaaggaACAGTACGTATAGGCTAACCCAAACTTTATGACACACGTGTCGTATTTGTAGGTACTTTGACCATCGTCACAAATTGCAACctttattattcttaaaaaagtATATTGAACTACTGAGGCGTACTTTCCCCTTGGGCGAAAGGTCCGATCCAGTCCGTAAACTTGCCGGTGTAGTTGTAGATATTCATGACCGTCATGTGCGCGAAGTAGGAGACGGCGGTGTCCTTCGGGTTCCGCAATCACAACACGGTCTTCATCCTCTTCCGGGCCATGTTCTTGGGTAAACAGCGGTGACAAGTGGagtatatttttatcttaaatagGGTTAAATATCTACAAGGAAATATAAGGAATCAAATCATCATCGATTATTAAATGTAAGCCATGCGCTTTCGACGTCATTTTTGGAGTTATTTATGTCATTTCCTGTGGCTTGATAAAACACAGCTATAAGTTGTACTAGACTGAAATGTATTCATAGTATTACTAcatagatgtttttttttttctccgaTTTATCATATTAAGCTTCCATTTGTAAG
Proteins encoded in this region:
- the LOC128230466 gene encoding amiloride-sensitive amine oxidase [copper-containing]-like isoform X2 → MTTNWARKKREYGKSVHFRKLLSKKPRPSVVSMYSVHPSPRVSVFEISKFNVGYLRKRASEASSRVGSKRYEVAKFCSIGLAFIMLALISAVVYLVTRSCISDCDFNPGIINDVIFPRDLTNPDVFDDLTSSEYHSVLDFLMSKPELNLTNFDEATVSSNYIYMIESHIPPKQEVMNYFMGKGKRPSREARVTVVFGSRVPPTLEDIIVSPTLSPKTFRNLGCKNCNNNSSYSAKPIDAIDKKQLSDTLETIFSSVGYLIGEMPGFSTKQCSRPRDCIATEYFESNYNDDERRFVWVKLFTNFVNVPRQPLGFNILIYQNSLHPQQTQVSQIVYNGVKYSTIEDFMRLNVLGRQRDIEPTYAGIIKEPLYTNSILLEGPKLIDPVGKRFRINGQIVEYQRWRFHLHMSASKGLKLFNIIYDGSMIIYEASVEQLVSLPDVFQAWQPLGASSYSLVRGVDCPETAVYLTSDMFVNSAKITEYPSHICVFENNAGIPARRRFYTTSGEDPGVYGGRVDYFLVVRTIASLGDFDYIFDYTFRNDGQFNAEVKTSAAYSDLNIINSGIGVVNVNIFQFKVDIDVNGKRNNRISEVRLIKNPVTMDPEMKERDAAFIANINHFDKSSFSMQHGYNSSNMWLVYSTNSSGGRTKSYQIINNSYDKSLGDITQNVHNHDWTKYPLLVSTYKDNPDSSIGPEPLANVVSDVRQTDKDIVTWITIGSMCPAGAGGMPYSSTSTCSTSFAVIPHN
- the LOC128230466 gene encoding amiloride-sensitive amine oxidase [copper-containing]-like isoform X1; the encoded protein is MAQRKLNKEQVRMPEGEEDDVVTSSDDDELGAEEERVRKVRKLLSKKPRPSVVSMYSVHPSPRVSVFEISKFNVGYLRKRASEASSRVGSKRYEVAKFCSIGLAFIMLALISAVVYLVTRSCISDCDFNPGIINDVIFPRDLTNPDVFDDLTSSEYHSVLDFLMSKPELNLTNFDEATVSSNYIYMIESHIPPKQEVMNYFMGKGKRPSREARVTVVFGSRVPPTLEDIIVSPTLSPKTFRNLGCKNCNNNSSYSAKPIDAIDKKQLSDTLETIFSSVGYLIGEMPGFSTKQCSRPRDCIATEYFESNYNDDERRFVWVKLFTNFVNVPRQPLGFNILIYQNSLHPQQTQVSQIVYNGVKYSTIEDFMRLNVLGRQRDIEPTYAGIIKEPLYTNSILLEGPKLIDPVGKRFRINGQIVEYQRWRFHLHMSASKGLKLFNIIYDGSMIIYEASVEQLVSLPDVFQAWQPLGASSYSLVRGVDCPETAVYLTSDMFVNSAKITEYPSHICVFENNAGIPARRRFYTTSGEDPGVYGGRVDYFLVVRTIASLGDFDYIFDYTFRNDGQFNAEVKTSAAYSDLNIINSGIGVVNVNIFQFKVDIDVNGKRNNRISEVRLIKNPVTMDPEMKERDAAFIANINHFDKSSFSMQHGYNSSNMWLVYSTNSSGGRTKSYQIINNSYDKSLGDITQNVHNHDWTKYPLLVSTYKDNPDSSIGPEPLANVVSDVRQTDKDIVTWITIGSMCPAGAGGMPYSSTSTCSTSFAVIPHN
- the LOC128230466 gene encoding amiloride-sensitive amine oxidase [copper-containing]-like isoform X3 yields the protein MTTNWARKKREYGKKLLSKKPRPSVVSMYSVHPSPRVSVFEISKFNVGYLRKRASEASSRVGSKRYEVAKFCSIGLAFIMLALISAVVYLVTRSCISDCDFNPGIINDVIFPRDLTNPDVFDDLTSSEYHSVLDFLMSKPELNLTNFDEATVSSNYIYMIESHIPPKQEVMNYFMGKGKRPSREARVTVVFGSRVPPTLEDIIVSPTLSPKTFRNLGCKNCNNNSSYSAKPIDAIDKKQLSDTLETIFSSVGYLIGEMPGFSTKQCSRPRDCIATEYFESNYNDDERRFVWVKLFTNFVNVPRQPLGFNILIYQNSLHPQQTQVSQIVYNGVKYSTIEDFMRLNVLGRQRDIEPTYAGIIKEPLYTNSILLEGPKLIDPVGKRFRINGQIVEYQRWRFHLHMSASKGLKLFNIIYDGSMIIYEASVEQLVSLPDVFQAWQPLGASSYSLVRGVDCPETAVYLTSDMFVNSAKITEYPSHICVFENNAGIPARRRFYTTSGEDPGVYGGRVDYFLVVRTIASLGDFDYIFDYTFRNDGQFNAEVKTSAAYSDLNIINSGIGVVNVNIFQFKVDIDVNGKRNNRISEVRLIKNPVTMDPEMKERDAAFIANINHFDKSSFSMQHGYNSSNMWLVYSTNSSGGRTKSYQIINNSYDKSLGDITQNVHNHDWTKYPLLVSTYKDNPDSSIGPEPLANVVSDVRQTDKDIVTWITIGSMCPAGAGGMPYSSTSTCSTSFAVIPHN